Proteins from a genomic interval of Poecile atricapillus isolate bPoeAtr1 chromosome 1, bPoeAtr1.hap1, whole genome shotgun sequence:
- the RNF121 gene encoding E3 ubiquitin ligase RNF121 isoform X3, with amino-acid sequence MAAVLEVEVGGPVEREVEEVDLSHLSPEERWRVEHVRMHAKHRGHEAMHAEMVLILIATLVVAQLLLVQWKQRHPRSYNMVTLFQMWVVPLYFTIKLNWWRFLVIWVLFSAVTAFVTFRATRKPLVQTTPRLVYKWFLLIYKISYATGIVGYMAVMFTLFGLNLLFRIKPEDAMDFGISLLFYGLYYGVLERDFAEMCADYMASTIGFYSASGMPTKHLSDSVCAVCGQQIFVDVNEEGIIENTYRLSCNHVFHEFCIRGWCIVGKKQTCPYCKEKVDLKRMFSNPWERPHVMYGQLLDWLRYLVAWQPVIIGLVQGINYILGLE; translated from the exons GTCGATCTTTCACACTTGTCCCCAGAGGAGAGATGGAG GGTGGAGCACGTACGGATGCACGCCAAGCACCGTGGCCACGAGGCGATGCATGCCGAAATGGTTCTCATCCTCATCGCCACACTCGTGGTGGCACAGCTCCTCCTGGTTCAGTGGAAGCAGCGGCACCCTCGCTCCTACAAT ATGGTGACCCTCTTCCAGATGTGGGTAGTGCCTCTGTATTTCACTATCAAGCTGAACTGGTGGCGGTTCCTGGTGATCTGGGTGCTCTTCTCAGCAGTCACAGCTTTTGTCACCTTCCGGGCAACTCGAAAGCCTCTGGTACAGACAACACCCAG GCTGGTTTATAAATGGTTTCTACTAATATACAAGATTAGCTATGCTACTGGGATCGTGGGGTACATGGCTGTCATGTTTACGCTTTTTGGTCTTAACTTATTATTCAG AATCAAACCAGAGGATGCAATGGACTTTGGCATCTCCCTCCTCTTCTACGGTCTTTACTACGGAGTGCTGGAACGGGACTTTGCTGAGATGTGTGCAGATTACATGGCTTCAACCATTGGG TTCTACAGTGCCTCAGGAATGCCCACCAAGCACCTCTCCGACAGCGTCTGTGCCGTCTGTGGCCAGCAGATCTTCGTGGATGTCAATGAGGAAGGGATCATTGAGAACACCTACCGCCTCTCCTGCAACCACGT GTTTCATGAGTTCTGCATCCGGGGCTGGTGCATTGTTGGGAAGAAGCAGACGTGTCCATACTGCAAAGAGAAGGTGGATCTCAAGAGGATGTTCAGTAATCC CTGGGAGAGGCCACACGTCATGTACGGGCAGCTGCTGGACTGGCTGCGCTACTTGGTGGCCTGGCAGCCAGTGATCATTGGACTGGTCCAGGGAATCAACTATATCCTGGGGCTGGAGTAA
- the RNF121 gene encoding E3 ubiquitin ligase RNF121 isoform X6, giving the protein MAAVLEVEVGGPVEREVEEVDLSHLSPEERWRVEHVRMHAKHRGHEAMHAEMVLILIATLVVAQLLLVQWKQRHPRSYNMVTLFQMWVVPLYFTIKLNWWRFLVIWVLFSAVTAFVTFRATRKPLVQTTPRLVYKWFLLIYKISYATGIVGYMAVMFTLFGLNLLFRIKPEDAMDFGISLLFYGLYYGVLERDFAEMCADYMASTIGFYSASGMPTKHLSDSVCAVCGQQIFVDVNEEGIIENTYRLSCNHVFHEFCIRGWCIVGKKQTCPYCKEKVDLKRMFSNPSCPAGRGHTSCTGSCWTGCATWWPGSQ; this is encoded by the exons GTCGATCTTTCACACTTGTCCCCAGAGGAGAGATGGAG GGTGGAGCACGTACGGATGCACGCCAAGCACCGTGGCCACGAGGCGATGCATGCCGAAATGGTTCTCATCCTCATCGCCACACTCGTGGTGGCACAGCTCCTCCTGGTTCAGTGGAAGCAGCGGCACCCTCGCTCCTACAAT ATGGTGACCCTCTTCCAGATGTGGGTAGTGCCTCTGTATTTCACTATCAAGCTGAACTGGTGGCGGTTCCTGGTGATCTGGGTGCTCTTCTCAGCAGTCACAGCTTTTGTCACCTTCCGGGCAACTCGAAAGCCTCTGGTACAGACAACACCCAG GCTGGTTTATAAATGGTTTCTACTAATATACAAGATTAGCTATGCTACTGGGATCGTGGGGTACATGGCTGTCATGTTTACGCTTTTTGGTCTTAACTTATTATTCAG AATCAAACCAGAGGATGCAATGGACTTTGGCATCTCCCTCCTCTTCTACGGTCTTTACTACGGAGTGCTGGAACGGGACTTTGCTGAGATGTGTGCAGATTACATGGCTTCAACCATTGGG TTCTACAGTGCCTCAGGAATGCCCACCAAGCACCTCTCCGACAGCGTCTGTGCCGTCTGTGGCCAGCAGATCTTCGTGGATGTCAATGAGGAAGGGATCATTGAGAACACCTACCGCCTCTCCTGCAACCACGT GTTTCATGAGTTCTGCATCCGGGGCTGGTGCATTGTTGGGAAGAAGCAGACGTGTCCATACTGCAAAGAGAAGGTGGATCTCAAGAGGATGTTCAGTAA TCCTTCCTGCCCAGCTGGGAGAGGCCACACGTCATGTACGGGCAGCTGCTGGACTGGCTGCGCTACTTGGTGGCCTGGCAGCCAGTGA
- the RNF121 gene encoding E3 ubiquitin ligase RNF121 isoform X4: MAAVLEVEVGGPVEREVDLSHLSPEERWRVEHVRMHAKHRGHEAMHAEMVLILIATLVVAQLLLVQWKQRHPRSYNMVTLFQMWVVPLYFTIKLNWWRFLVIWVLFSAVTAFVTFRATRKPLVQTTPRLVYKWFLLIYKISYATGIVGYMAVMFTLFGLNLLFRIKPEDAMDFGISLLFYGLYYGVLERDFAEMCADYMASTIGFYSASGMPTKHLSDSVCAVCGQQIFVDVNEEGIIENTYRLSCNHVFHEFCIRGWCIVGKKQTCPYCKEKVDLKRMFSNPWERPHVMYGQLLDWLRYLVAWQPVIIGLVQGINYILGLE, from the exons GTCGATCTTTCACACTTGTCCCCAGAGGAGAGATGGAG GGTGGAGCACGTACGGATGCACGCCAAGCACCGTGGCCACGAGGCGATGCATGCCGAAATGGTTCTCATCCTCATCGCCACACTCGTGGTGGCACAGCTCCTCCTGGTTCAGTGGAAGCAGCGGCACCCTCGCTCCTACAAT ATGGTGACCCTCTTCCAGATGTGGGTAGTGCCTCTGTATTTCACTATCAAGCTGAACTGGTGGCGGTTCCTGGTGATCTGGGTGCTCTTCTCAGCAGTCACAGCTTTTGTCACCTTCCGGGCAACTCGAAAGCCTCTGGTACAGACAACACCCAG GCTGGTTTATAAATGGTTTCTACTAATATACAAGATTAGCTATGCTACTGGGATCGTGGGGTACATGGCTGTCATGTTTACGCTTTTTGGTCTTAACTTATTATTCAG AATCAAACCAGAGGATGCAATGGACTTTGGCATCTCCCTCCTCTTCTACGGTCTTTACTACGGAGTGCTGGAACGGGACTTTGCTGAGATGTGTGCAGATTACATGGCTTCAACCATTGGG TTCTACAGTGCCTCAGGAATGCCCACCAAGCACCTCTCCGACAGCGTCTGTGCCGTCTGTGGCCAGCAGATCTTCGTGGATGTCAATGAGGAAGGGATCATTGAGAACACCTACCGCCTCTCCTGCAACCACGT GTTTCATGAGTTCTGCATCCGGGGCTGGTGCATTGTTGGGAAGAAGCAGACGTGTCCATACTGCAAAGAGAAGGTGGATCTCAAGAGGATGTTCAGTAATCC CTGGGAGAGGCCACACGTCATGTACGGGCAGCTGCTGGACTGGCTGCGCTACTTGGTGGCCTGGCAGCCAGTGATCATTGGACTGGTCCAGGGAATCAACTATATCCTGGGGCTGGAGTAA
- the RNF121 gene encoding E3 ubiquitin ligase RNF121 isoform X2 encodes MRPKWRVWQQFHSSPVLIGRRGSAEPSDWPEVDLSHLSPEERWRVEHVRMHAKHRGHEAMHAEMVLILIATLVVAQLLLVQWKQRHPRSYNMVTLFQMWVVPLYFTIKLNWWRFLVIWVLFSAVTAFVTFRATRKPLVQTTPRLVYKWFLLIYKISYATGIVGYMAVMFTLFGLNLLFRIKPEDAMDFGISLLFYGLYYGVLERDFAEMCADYMASTIGFYSASGMPTKHLSDSVCAVCGQQIFVDVNEEGIIENTYRLSCNHVFHEFCIRGWCIVGKKQTCPYCKEKVDLKRMFSNPWERPHVMYGQLLDWLRYLVAWQPVIIGLVQGINYILGLE; translated from the exons GTCGATCTTTCACACTTGTCCCCAGAGGAGAGATGGAG GGTGGAGCACGTACGGATGCACGCCAAGCACCGTGGCCACGAGGCGATGCATGCCGAAATGGTTCTCATCCTCATCGCCACACTCGTGGTGGCACAGCTCCTCCTGGTTCAGTGGAAGCAGCGGCACCCTCGCTCCTACAAT ATGGTGACCCTCTTCCAGATGTGGGTAGTGCCTCTGTATTTCACTATCAAGCTGAACTGGTGGCGGTTCCTGGTGATCTGGGTGCTCTTCTCAGCAGTCACAGCTTTTGTCACCTTCCGGGCAACTCGAAAGCCTCTGGTACAGACAACACCCAG GCTGGTTTATAAATGGTTTCTACTAATATACAAGATTAGCTATGCTACTGGGATCGTGGGGTACATGGCTGTCATGTTTACGCTTTTTGGTCTTAACTTATTATTCAG AATCAAACCAGAGGATGCAATGGACTTTGGCATCTCCCTCCTCTTCTACGGTCTTTACTACGGAGTGCTGGAACGGGACTTTGCTGAGATGTGTGCAGATTACATGGCTTCAACCATTGGG TTCTACAGTGCCTCAGGAATGCCCACCAAGCACCTCTCCGACAGCGTCTGTGCCGTCTGTGGCCAGCAGATCTTCGTGGATGTCAATGAGGAAGGGATCATTGAGAACACCTACCGCCTCTCCTGCAACCACGT GTTTCATGAGTTCTGCATCCGGGGCTGGTGCATTGTTGGGAAGAAGCAGACGTGTCCATACTGCAAAGAGAAGGTGGATCTCAAGAGGATGTTCAGTAATCC CTGGGAGAGGCCACACGTCATGTACGGGCAGCTGCTGGACTGGCTGCGCTACTTGGTGGCCTGGCAGCCAGTGATCATTGGACTGGTCCAGGGAATCAACTATATCCTGGGGCTGGAGTAA
- the IL18BP gene encoding interleukin-18-binding protein, whose protein sequence is MLGELLGRPAWILLLCWSLAACCTGAIALQPPSITMLRMPAELPRPGESVTVSCEALSELPELTLLYWLENGFFVESLHPDGAVREGTVQEEPQGSGLALHRDLHFSSFDKQHLHTNFTCVVLSPLGVDTREVRWPSPALAPVTGKSEGLG, encoded by the exons ATGCTGGGGG agctcctgggacGCCCTGCCTGGATCCTTCTGCTCTGTTGGAGCCTGGCTGCTTGCTGCACAG GTGCCATAGCCTTGCAGCCACCCAGTATCACCATGCTGCGGATGCCAGCAGAGCTCCCCCGCCCAG GCGAGAGCGTGACTGTGTCGTGCGAGGCGTTGAGTGAGCTTCCAGAGTTGACGCTGCTTTACTGGCTGGAGAACGGCTTCTTCGTGGAGAGCCTGCACCCGGATGGGGCTGTGCGTGAGGGGACAGTGCA AGAGGAGCCGCAGGGCTCGGGGCTGGCCCTGCACCGTGATCTGCACTTCAGCTCCTTCGACAAGCAGCACCTGCACACCAACTTCACCTGCGTGGTGCTCAGTCCCCTCGGTGTCGACACCAGGGAGGTGCGATGGCCGTCGCCAGCACTGGCCCCCGTCACTGGGAAGAGTGAGGGCCTGGGCTGA